Proteins encoded within one genomic window of Camelina sativa cultivar DH55 chromosome 19, Cs, whole genome shotgun sequence:
- the LOC104766415 gene encoding chromatin modification-related protein EAF1 B isoform X1 has product MHGNVSGYLLVNAEVDSMGGVIDSGGGIGVKTSPRRTAIEKAQAELRQEYYVREERRRELEFLEKGGNPLDFKFGIATSQSVQSTSLTDQQAEHFVNSEVKDSFALTASPHGDSVESSGRPGVPTNSEPNTADNLLLFDSENKSVEGERNLRYPNRQNRTSESERSSKANTNQNTKETEDSAIFRPYARRNRSKINRDPSRSSSTDLVQNRGGLATSISIRRGSVEGKGCIPEAANQKDRHTTSVSCPIFANSNGNIVPKNIVPSNSLNTKVDGEPVVRESTAGSKTSLLKDEADITYRKSSAYLSVGESGLAVEKAQLVSTGTEIGSPKAVTIAGEENNSTQLNGLRDSTGEEESLTNRGAAGTKGLESESSLANNIEVDVGNGRDLYKVDKLDSDEISMQKAVRVEGLLSQTVDEMTKTNIENETGRPTTIIDECSPEKLVKIENQNHRSTAEMQNEEKGSETEKRLQDGLIVPDNERKIGSLLPENPSSSLYSEIPQASVDTSSCAVGDNLLSGTDIEESKHQPSSDAVVFDTVKEDSILEEARIIQAKRKRITELSCGTAPVEVREKSQWDFVLEEMAWLANDFAQERLWKLTAAAQICHRVALTCHLRFEERNQHRELKKIASILSNAILQFWSSVEVPGELEETSMEIVKETCQESNYVNGRICLAAGVKEYASRFLKYNNSSIPYHSAAPSTPDNMCDPEILDISMVDQLTEASLFYSVPSGAMEVYHKSIESHLTRCEKSGSSMQEEVDTSAYDAAGDTGYNVTAFDEDEGETSTYYLPKAFESNKSFNTSHKKRKNLMKSHSARSYDLGDDLPYVNYTDGSNSSSLMAKRPASNNNIGSVPTRRVRTASRQRIASPFGCATAGNLSVPSKTDASSGDTSSFQDEQSSLHGGSAVQKGTEVESSGNFEKQFPYDMAETSGKPKKKKKTHQGSAYDQTWHLDPSVHVEQKDHWKKRPENHFDMNGMYGPHSAKKQKTTKQLIENNFDIAIPHTGSIPSPAASQMSNMSNPNKSIKFIGGRDRGRKIKGLKISPGQHGSGNPWSLFEDQALVVLVHDMGPNWELISDAMNSTLKIKCIYRNPTECKERHKILMDKNVGDGADSAEDSGNSQSYPSTLPGIPKGSARQLFQRLQGPMEEDTLKSHFEKICLIGKKLHYKKTQNDGRDPKQIVPVHNSQVMALSQVFPNNLNGGVLTPLDVCDASTSGQDVFSLENPGLPMLNQGTPVLPTSGAHPSTPGSSGVVLSNNLPTTSGLQSASVRDGRFNVPRGSLPLDEQHRLQQFNQMLSGRNLQQPSLSTPGAVSGADRGHRMVPGGNAMGASGMNRSTPMSRPGFQGMGSSAMPNTGSMLSSGMVGIPNTGNIHSGGGASPGNSMLRPREAVQHMMRMQGAQGTSPGIPAFGALSSGFTNQTTPVQAYPGHLSQQHQMSPQSHVLGNSHHPHLQSPSQATGAQQEAFAIRQRQIHQRFLQQQQQQQFPTSGTMMPHVQQPQGSSVSSSPQNSPQTQPPVSPQPLSIPPVSTSPNINALAQQNPQKSQLPLHGLGRSPQSGASGVNNQAGKQRQRQLQQQSARQHPHQRQPTQGQQQSKQLKGMGRGNMIHQNITVDQSHLNGLTMAPGNQATEKGEPAVAVRPDQQSNAGTTTSTHLPSKPFVPPLSSNHSQQLPKAFPGTSSPSQQQMQLHSENSIQSQSSPATPCNTLSTSSPSVTPSNHQHLLLHQKQRNQVQSTAQRVIHHNHLGNSELSKKSQAERMPRVPQSVTNTTQTTSMGTTKGMPPASHDSKNVKAVGSTAVPALESPSSAASVQSTASKVVNSSNTDSAGNDPVTTTNQGLAQKHVSGGLLSHGIKAVTQKQQSLPSEEKRPRLSEKLSVQNQKHLASEQQQQPQLEESQEVSSSKPPDTKVE; this is encoded by the exons ATGCATGGAAACGTTTCAGGATATCTTCTAGTAAATGCTGAGGTTGATTCCATGGGAGGAGTTATTGATAGTGGAGGTGGTATTGGTGTTAAAACATCTCCGCGCCGAACAGCAATTGAGAAGGCTCAAGCGGAGCTAAG GCAAGAGTATTATGTCCGTGAGGAAAGGAGGAGAGAATTGGAGTTTCTGGAGAAA GGCGGTAATCCCTTGGATTTTAAGTTTGGCATTGCAACTTCACAAAGCGTCCAATCTACATCACTCACAGATCAGCAAGCAGAGCATTTTGTAAACAG TGAAGTCAAGGATAGTTTTGCCCTGACTGCCTCACCACATGGAGACTCTGTGGAGAGTAGCGGTAGACCTGGAGTTCCTACAAATTCTGAACCCAATACAGCAGATAATCTCTTACTGTTTGATTCTGAAAACAAGTCAGTTGAAGGAGAAAGAAATTTGAGATATCCTAATAGGCAAAACAGAACTTCTGAGTCAGAACGATCCTCCAAAGCAAATACCAACCAGAATAccaaagaaacagaagattctgCCATCTTTCGCCCGTATGCTCGAAGGAACAGATCAAAGATTAATCGGGATCCATCTCGGTCAAGCTCTACGGATTTAGTTCAGAATCGTGGTGGTCTTGCAACGTCTATATCTATTCGCAGAGGATCAGTGGAAGGAAAGGGTTGCATTCCCGAAGCAGCGAATCAAAAGGATAGGCATACAACTTCCGTATCTTGTCCAATATTTGCAAATTCAAATGGTAATATCGTTCCAAAAAATATAGTTCCCAGCAATTCGCTGAATACTAAGGTGGATGGTGAACCTGTTGTACGAGAGAGTACTGCTGGATCTAAGACTAGCCTATTGAAAGATGAAGCCGACATTACATATAGAAAAAGCTCTGCATATTTGTCAGTTGGAGAGTCTGGCCTTGCTGTGGAAAAG GCACAACTAGTTTCGACTGGTACAGAGATTGGTTCTCCCAAAGCTGTAACAATAGCTGGTGAGGAAAATAATTCCACCCAACTGAATGGCCTAAGAGATTCCACGGGAGAGGAAGAAAGCTTAACAAATAGAGGAGCTGCAGGGACTAAAGGGTTAGAGTCAGAGTCTTCTCTTGCTAACAACATAGAAGTAGATGTAGGTAATGGAAGGGATCTTTATAAAGTGGACAAACTTGACTCGGATGAAATCTCTATGCAGAAGGCTGTAAGAGTAGAGGGGTTGCTGAGTCAAACAGTTGATGAAATGACGAAAACTAATATTGAGAATGAGACAGGTCGACCTACTACCATTATTGATGAGTGCAGTCCTGAGAAATTGgttaaaattgaaaatcaaaatcacagAAGTACAGCTGAGATGCAAAATGAAGAGAAAGGTTCCGAGACTGAGAAAAGGCTTCAAGATGGGTTGATTGTACCCGATAATGAAAGGAAAATTGGTAGTCTTTTACCTGAAAATCCTAGCAGCTCGTTGTACTCTGAAATTCCTCAGGCATCTGTAGACACAAGTTCCTGCGCAGTTGGCGATAATTTATTGTCAGGAACTGACATTGAAGAATCAAAACATCAGCCGAGCTCAGATGCAGTAGTGTTTGATACTGTGAAGGAGGACTCCATCCTTGAGGAGGCACGGATTATAcag gcaaagagaaaaagaattaCCGAGTTATCTTGTGGTACTGCACCAGTGGAGGTCCGTGAGAAGTCTCAATGGGATTTTGTCCTCGAAGAAATGGCATGGCTGGCAAATGATTTTGCGCAG gAGCGCCTTTGGAAGCTGACTGCTGCCGCACAAATTTGCCATCGAGTTGCTTTGACTTGTCACTTGAGATTTGAGGAACGAAATCAGCACAGAGAGCTGAAAAAAATAGCTTCAATCCTATCTAATGCTATCTTGCAATTCTGGAGTTCGGTGGAGGTTCCTGGGGAACTGGAGGAGACAAGCATGGAAATTGTTAAG GAGACTTGCCAAGAATCTAATTATGTGAATGGCAGAATATGTTTAGCTGCGGGTGTCAAGGAGTATGCAAGTAGATTTTTGAAGTATAACAACTCTTCCATCCCCTATCATTCAGCTGCACCGTCAACACCTGACAATATGTGCGACCCAGAGATATTGGACATATCTATGGTTGATCAGCTTACAGAA GCAAGCCTCTTTTATTCAGTTCCATCTGGTGCAATGGAGGTATACCATAAGTCCATTGAGTCGCATCTTACACGTTGTGAG AAGTCCGGAAGTAGCATGCAGGAGGAGGTTGATACATCGGCTTATGATGCTGCTGGAG ATACAGGATATAATGTTACTGCTTTCGATGAGGATGAAGGAGAAACAAGTACCTATTATCTTCCGAAAGCTTTCGAATCGAACAAATCATTTAATACAAGccacaaaaaaaggaagaatctgATGAAGTCTCATTCTGCCCGGTCATATGATCTTGGAGATGATTTACCATACGTCAACTACACAGATGGGTCTAACTCATCAAGCTTGATGGCAAAAAGGCCTGccagtaataataatattggcTCAGTTCCGACGAGGCGAGTGCGCACTGCTTCCAGGCAGAGGATTGCGAGTCCTTTTGGCTGTGCTACTGCTGGGAATTTATCAGTGCCCTCGAAGACAGATGCGTCTAGTGGGGATACTAGTTCTTTCCAGGATGAGCAAAGTAGTTTACATGGTGGATCGGCAGTCCAAAAAGGCACAGAGGTTGAATCAAGTGGTAATTTTGAAAAGCAGTTCCCTTATGACATGGCTGAAACCTCaggaaaacctaaaaagaagaagaagactcatcaG GGATCCGCATATGACCAAACCTGGCATCTCGATCCGTCAGTCCATGTTGAACAG AAGGACCACTGGAAGAAGCGACCAGAGAATCATTTCGATATGAATG GTATGTATGGTCCTCATAgtgcaaagaagcaaaagacCACCAAGCAATTGATAgagaataattttgatattgCTATTCCTCACACTGGATCTATTCCATCTCCGGCGGCTTCCCAAATGAGCAATATGTCCAACCCCAACAAATCTATCAAATTTATTGGAGGTCGTGATAGGGGCAGAAAAATAAAAGGCCTCAAG ATTTCTCCTGGCCAGCATGGTTCTGGAAATCCGTGGTCTCTATTTGAAGATCAG GCGCTTGTTGTCCTGGTGCATGATATGGGCCCTAACTGGGAGCTCATTAGTGATGCCATGAACAGCACTCTTAAAATTAAG TGTATATATCGCAATCCAACTGAGTGCAAGGAGCGTCATAAGATTCTGATGGATAAGAATGTTGGTGATGGGGCTGATAGTGCTGAAGATTCAGGGAATTCTCAGTCTTATCCATCTACTTTGCCTGGCATCCCAAAG GGAAGTGCGAGACAGTTGTTTCAACGACTGCAAGGGCCAATGGAGGAAGATACCCTGAAGTCTCAttttgagaagatttgtttGATTGGGAAGAAGTTGCATTATAAAAAGACACAG AATGATGGTCGGGATCCCAAACAAATAGTACCAGTTCACAATTCACAAGTCATGGCTCTTTCTCAAGTATTCCCGAATAATCTGAATGGAGGTGTTCTTAC GCCCCTTGATGTCTGTGATGCATCAACTTCAGGTCAAGATGTATTTTCACTTGAAAATCCAGGTCTTCCAATGTTGAATCAGGGAACGCCAGTGCTCCCTACTTCTGGAGCACATCCATCCACTCCTGGATCATCTGGTGTGGTTCTCAGCAAcaacttgccaaccacatctgGCCTCCAGAGTGCTTCTGTCAG gGATGGTAGATTCAACGTTCCTAGAGGGTCTTTGCCACTTGATGAACAACACCGACTACAACAATTTAACCAGATGTTATCCGGTAGAAACCTGCAGCAACCTTCCTTATCAACTCCTGGAGCTGTCTCAGGAGCCGATCGTGGACATCGCATGGTTCCTGGTGGAAATGCTATGGGTGCAAGTGGAATGAACAGAAGCACACCCATGTCAAGGCCTGGTTTTCAAGGGATGGGCTCCTCAGCAATGCCAAATACTGGTAGTATGCTTTCCTCTGGTATGGTAGGAATTCCAAACACTGGAAATATTCATTCCGGAGGAGGAGCTTCTCCAGGAAACTCCATGCTCAGGCCTCGTGAAGCTGTGCAGCATATGATGCGG ATGCAGGGTGCTCAAGGGACCAGTCCGGGGATCCCAGCTTTCGGTGCTTTGAGTTCTGGATTTACCAACCAGACAACCCCTGTTCAGGCGTACCCAGGCCATCTTTCCCAGCAGCATCAGATGTCACCGCAGTCACATGTGCTTGGCAACTCGCATCATCCTCATCTCCAAAGCCCAAGTCAAGCTACTGGGGCACAGCAGGAAGCATTTGCTATCCGTCAAAGGCAAATACACCAGAGGTTTttgcagcaacagcaacagcaacagttTCCAACATCTGGTACTATGATGCCACATGTACAACAACCTCAGGgctcttctgtttcttcttctccacaaaACAGTCCTCAGACTCAACCACCCGTTTCGCCCCAGCCATTATCGATACCCCCAGTGTCGACCTCTCCTAATATTAATGCTTTGGCACAACAGAACCCTCAAAAATCTCAGTTGCCGCTTCATGGTCTAGGTAGGAGTCCTCAGTCTGGTGCTTCCGGAGTGAACAATCAAGCTGGAAAACAACGGCAGCGACAACTTCAGCAACAGTCTGCGAGACAACATCCACACCAGCGGCAGCCAACACAAGGTCAACAGCAGAGTAAACAATTGAAGGGGATGGGTAGAGGCAACATGATCCATCAGAACATCACTGTTGATCAGTCACACCTGAATGGTCTCACCATGGCCCCAGGAAATCAGGCTACCGAAAAAGGAGAGCCAGCGGTTGCAGTTAGGCCAGATCAGCAGTCTAACGCTGGGACTACTACTAGCACGCATCTGCCATCTAAACCATTTGTTCCTCCCTTGTCTTCAAATCATTCACAGCAACTGCCAAAAGCTTTCCCTGGTACTTCGTCTCCGTCCCAACAACAGATGCAATTACATTCAGAAAATAGCATCCAAAGCCAGAGCTCACCTGCGACCCCATGTAACACCTTATCCACCTCTAGTCCGTCAGTTACACCTTCTAACCATCAGCATTTGTTGCTACACCAAAAGCAGCGTAATCAAGTGCAATCAACAGCTCAGCGAGTTATTCATCATAATCATCTAGGGAACTCTGAGTTATCAAAGAAGTCCCAAGCTGAACGTATGCCACGTGTTCCGCAGTCTGTCACCAATACCACCCAAACTACTAGTATGGGTACGACGAAGGGTATGCCTCCAGCGAGTCATGATTCGAAAAACGTAAAAGCAGTTGGTTCTACTGCGGTGCCTGCTTTGGAATCTCCATCTAGTGCTGCCTCTGTGCAAAGCACAGCTTCTAAAGTAGTAAACAGTTCCAATACAGATTCAGCTGGGAATGATCCAGTAACAACAACGAACCAAGGACTAGCTCAAAAGCATGTATCTGGTGGCTTGCTGAGTCACGGGATAAAGGCTGTGACACAGAAACAACAGTCTCTACCTTCAGAAGAAAAGAGACCGAGGTTGTCAGAGAAGCTGAGTGTACAAAATCAGAAACACCTTGCTTctgagcagcagcagcagcctcAATTAGAAGAATCACAAGAAGTATCATCTTCGAAGCCTCCTGATACAAAAGTGGAATGA